CTGCGGGAGATAAGTCCCCAACAGCAAGGGCGGTGACTCAGGTGCAAGCCAGCGCGCCCAAGGCGATTGTTCAGCTTGCCAGAGGGTAGGGTCAGACCCTTCAGGGGTGATCACGGCATCCACACCCGCCTCAGTCAGTTGTTGATAGCCCTGACGGTAGCGTTGCCGCGACAGCAGGATGCCCTCGGGGCCTGTTTTGATCCGGGTTGGCACGTTGCCTTGAATCAAGCCGATCGTCAGGGCTGGCCCATCAGCGGCACGAAGCTGCCCCAGCCCCCAGCCCGCTAGTTCGGCACAGCACCAAAGTGCGATCGCCCCGGCTAGCAGCGATCGCCGCCGACTAAGACTCGCCCAAGCCAGCAGACCATTCACCGCCACAATCAGTAGGGTCAATCCCTCTGCACCACTCAGTTCTGCCAGGGGCAGCAGCCAAGTATTCGCTGGACTTTGACTGAGCGCTAAGGGCGACCAGTAGAGCGGTGACTGTTGCCAGAGCCAGTCCACCAAGCCCCATAAACCAATCCCGCCCACCAGTCGTAGGCCACAGTGCTGGGGTAACCGCTGCACGGCCCACACCCAAACCCGTACTTGGATCAAACCCCAAGCGGTGATGATCAGCCAGCAGCCCCAAGCGATTGCCACGCTTGTTCCCCAGCTCAGACCCATCCACGTCAGCGGATGCAGGCCGGTGATCCAAATCAGGGTTGGCCCTTGAAAGGCGGCCGCCCAGAGCCAAGCTTGTTGTCGGGCGCGATCGCCTTGCCCCGGCTGCAACAGCGATCGCCAGAGGGGAATCAAGGCTACCCACGCCAATGGCCACAGTCCCAAAGGAGGCATGGCGGCAGCCATCGCCAGACCAGCGAGCAACGTCAGCCCCCAAACCCGCCAAGGCAGAGCAGTAGCTACTCGACTGGCGATCGGTCGCACGGGTGGCAGCAGTTTGGGCAAAGCGTGTAGCAATTTCAAGCCAACGACTCAAACGATACGGCGATTTC
The sequence above is a segment of the Synechococcus elongatus PCC 11801 genome. Coding sequences within it:
- the lnt gene encoding apolipoprotein N-acyltransferase; the encoded protein is MKLLHALPKLLPPVRPIASRVATALPWRVWGLTLLAGLAMAAAMPPLGLWPLAWVALIPLWRSLLQPGQGDRARQQAWLWAAAFQGPTLIWITGLHPLTWMGLSWGTSVAIAWGCWLIITAWGLIQVRVWVWAVQRLPQHCGLRLVGGIGLWGLVDWLWQQSPLYWSPLALSQSPANTWLLPLAELSGAEGLTLLIVAVNGLLAWASLSRRRSLLAGAIALWCCAELAGWGLGQLRAADGPALTIGLIQGNVPTRIKTGPEGILLSRQRYRQGYQQLTEAGVDAVITPEGSDPTLWQAEQSPWARWLAPESPPLLLGTYLPQGDRYRQSLLALEPGGAIAGRYDKVRLVPLGEYIPGERWFGRWLQRLSPIQLGMQAGRLDQRFQTPVGQVAASICYELVFPEVLRSQVQRGATWILSAANLDPYSEQLMNQHLALAALRAAETDRWVVQVTNTGYSALINPLGQVQWRSQPRIFMTQAVRMAQRSSQTPYVRWGDSVTPILLASTVIWLGWRRRWLKQTL